The Desulfovibrio fairfieldensis sequence TGGTTGCCCGTGAACCACCAGGCCCCCAGAAAGGCAGTGACAGCCATGAACAAGCCGGTGACGATGCCGATCTTGCCCTCGCGCAGCACGGCCATCCAGGCTTTTTTCTGGTCAAAACGGTCTGTCGCCAACTGGCGGATCATCACGGCCAGAGCCTGCTGGCCGGTATTGCCCGCCTGGTTGGCGACCATGGGCATGAGCACGGCCAGCACGGCCATCTGGGCGATGGTGCCCTCGAACATGTAGACCACCGAGGCCGAAAGCGCGGAATTGAACAGATTGACCATCAGCCAGGGCAGGCGCTTGCGGACGCTTTCCGTCCAAGGCGTATCCACGCTTTCCTCGGGGTCCGCGCCCACCATGCCGAGCATGTCGGCGCTGGCCTCCTCGTGCATGATGTCCATGATGTCGTCATAGGTGACCACGCCCATGATATGTCCCTCGTAATCCACCACGGGCATGGCCAGAAAATTGTAGTGTGAAAGCAGGCTGGCGACTTCGCGTTTGTCCGTGTCGTAGGTCACGCTGATAACGCTCTGCCCGGCCGCGGCGTCGCCCACGATGGTGCCGGGGCGGGCCAGCATCAGGTCGCGCAGGGAAAGCACGCCCACCAGCACGTCCTTTTCGTCCACCACATAGCCGTAATAGGGGCTCTCCTTGTCGTCCTCCATCTCGCGCCGGATGTGGGCAATCGCCTCATCCACCGTAAGAGCCTTCTCCAGCAGGATCAACTCGGTGTTCATGGCACCGGCCGCGGAATCCGGGTCGAAATTGAGCAGATTGCGCAATTCCTCGGAATCTTCCTTGGTCAGCTTTTCCAGCAGGACGTCGCGGTGCTCCTCATCCAGTTCGTCCAGCACGTCGGCGGCGTCGTCCGGCGCCATTTCGGCGATGATCTGGGCGGCCACGTCGGCGTCCAGATTTTCCAGCACGTCCACGGCCACGTTGCCGTCCAGCTCGGCCAGGGCCTCGGCGGCATCCTCGGTGGTCATGTGGCGCAGGGCGCAGACCTGCTTTTCCAGGCTCAGATTTTCCAGATGATCAGCCATGTCCGCCGGATGGACGAACTCGGCCTCGTCGCCCACCTCCCGGCAGATCTCGGGCATGCTGATGCCGTGCGCGTCGCCGCTCTCCGATGCGTCCGGGCTTTCATCCACGACACGGGAGGGGCGGATTTCGTCGTTACGATCGTCAGCCATGAGCAAGCCTTTTGCAGGATACGGAACAATGAAACATGACGGCACGCCGCCGGATGAAGGCGGCGCAAGACTACCGCGACTGTATGACGCGGCCGTGCCGGACAGGAGACGGGTCCGGGACCGCGCTACGGCTTCGCGCGTATGTGAAAAAGCTCCCAATGCGGCCCGCAACTTGACGCGCGCCACAGGGCATTCTATCTACTTCAGAGCCCCCGGACCGGCTGTGCGCCCGTTCGGCGCGCCACGGTTCCGCACGCCTTCATGCCGCGTGCCCGGTTCCGGCGCAGGCGCGGCGGACGCGCGCGGGCGCTTTTCGTTTAGCACGCGCATGAAGTGGGGACAAGCGCAATGTTCACGCCCTGGGCCGCTTTTTTTTCTCCCGAAGGGGAACGGCTGCTGCAAGAATGTATTGATCTGGCCCTGGTTGAGGACGGGCCGGAGCTGACGGCCTTGGGGCTCTTCCCGCCGGAAGCGCGGATGCACGCCGCCATCCGCGCCAAAGAGGACACTCTGGTGGTAGGCCTGCCCGTTATCGGCGCGGTGTTCAAGGCCCTGGACGTCCCCTTTCGCTGGCAGGCTTCGGCAGGGGAAGGCTCGCACGTGCCGTCCATGACCGAGGTGGCCCGCATCGCGGCTCCGGCCGTAGCCATGCTCAAGGCGGAACGGGTCATCCTCAATTTCATCACCCATCTTTCGGGCATCGCCAACCTCACGGCCCGCTACGTGCGCGAACTGGATGGCACGGGCGTGCGCCTGCTGGATACGCGCAAAACCACGCCCGGCCTGCGCTGGCCCGAAAAATACGCGGTACAGGCGGGCGGCGGCGTGAATCACCGCAAAAATCTCGCGGAAATGCTCATGCTCAAAGATAACCACATCGACGCGGCCGGTTCCATCACCGCAGCCGTAGCCAAATTGCGCGCCCGCTACCGGCCCTGCCCGCCCGTGGAGGTGGAATGCCGAACTCTGGAGCATGTGCGCGAGGCCGTGGCGGCCGGGGCCGAGCGGATCATGATGGACAATATGGAAGCCCCGCGGCTGAGCCAGGCCCTGGCCCTGGTGCCGCCGGACATTGAAGCCGAAGTCAGCGGCGGCGTGCGCCTGGAGACCATCCGCGCCATCGCCCTGACCGGGCCGCGCCGCCCGGATTTCATTTCCGTGGGTCGCCTCACCCACTCAGCCGTGGCCGCGGATTTCAGCATGACCCTGATTCCGGCCTGAAAAGGTCCCGGACAACAAGGAATCGTTCCCAACCGGCGCGACGCCGACACATATTCCCCTAATAACGGATCATACCATGAACGACATCACCGCCGCCGTGGCGGCGCTTAAGGAACAACTGGGCGACAGGCTCTGCATCATGGGCCATCATTATCAGAACGATGCGGTGGTGGCCCACTGCGACGTCACCGGCGACTCCCTGGAGTTGGCCCGCCGCGTGC is a genomic window containing:
- the mgtE gene encoding magnesium transporter — translated: MADDRNDEIRPSRVVDESPDASESGDAHGISMPEICREVGDEAEFVHPADMADHLENLSLEKQVCALRHMTTEDAAEALAELDGNVAVDVLENLDADVAAQIIAEMAPDDAADVLDELDEEHRDVLLEKLTKEDSEELRNLLNFDPDSAAGAMNTELILLEKALTVDEAIAHIRREMEDDKESPYYGYVVDEKDVLVGVLSLRDLMLARPGTIVGDAAAGQSVISVTYDTDKREVASLLSHYNFLAMPVVDYEGHIMGVVTYDDIMDIMHEEASADMLGMVGADPEESVDTPWTESVRKRLPWLMVNLFNSALSASVVYMFEGTIAQMAVLAVLMPMVANQAGNTGQQALAVMIRQLATDRFDQKKAWMAVLREGKIGIVTGLFMAVTAFLGAWWFTGNHLVGAVMGGALLCDMILGAVAGGSIPLIFRAVGRDPAQASSIFLTTITDGAGFFIFLGLATLFIF
- the nadC gene encoding carboxylating nicotinate-nucleotide diphosphorylase; translation: MFTPWAAFFSPEGERLLQECIDLALVEDGPELTALGLFPPEARMHAAIRAKEDTLVVGLPVIGAVFKALDVPFRWQASAGEGSHVPSMTEVARIAAPAVAMLKAERVILNFITHLSGIANLTARYVRELDGTGVRLLDTRKTTPGLRWPEKYAVQAGGGVNHRKNLAEMLMLKDNHIDAAGSITAAVAKLRARYRPCPPVEVECRTLEHVREAVAAGAERIMMDNMEAPRLSQALALVPPDIEAEVSGGVRLETIRAIALTGPRRPDFISVGRLTHSAVAADFSMTLIPA